The sequence below is a genomic window from Coffea arabica cultivar ET-39 chromosome 4c, Coffea Arabica ET-39 HiFi, whole genome shotgun sequence.
TTGAGGAAATATGATACGGTTCGCAGAGTAAAGTTGAGTTCTTGCTACATCGGAGAAAGACGTTCaaatactcatgtttacacatttcttgaagAAAGGGATTAATCGGATGGTGGTGGCATTATCtattattatgattatttctattttttgcaGGTTCGAATACCAAAAAGCAAAACTGGggtaaattttttataattgtgGAATATCGCCCAACAATTGAGGGATTCAGACTGAGGAAGAGGTGAATCAAATCTCTAAGAATGAGCAACCATGCCGTAATGCAAATTGAATGATCGGTTGCGCAATAACTCGttgaaactggggcaaattatttttgaaaggattctctcaaaaaaaagtcaaaaaatcaaataaaaaaagtcaaaaaaattaaaaattaaaaaaaaatcaaatcaaatttaattcttGTTAGTAAAGTCCCAACGTCCACCGCACACCCTTCTATCCCCACTTCTTGTCAATAACATTTAATTCCTTGACCAATTTGACATTAGAACCATTTTATCGATTTGGAATCTCAGTTGAAGTTGGAATTTCAGCAGGCTTTGGAGTATTGCACTAACCGTTTTATCGAGTTGGATTTGGAAAGATATCAGCAAGCTTGAGAGTATTCCACTGACCATTTTATCGTGTTGGATTTGATTGTTGAAGTTGGAATCTCGATAGGTTTAGGAGTATCCCACTAACCATTTTATCGAGTTGGAATCTCAGTTGGAGTTGGAATTTCGATAGGTTTGGGAGTATCCCACTAATCGTTTTATCGAGTTGGATTTGGAAAGATATCGGCAGGCTCGGGAGTATtccactgaccgttttatcaTGTTGGATTTGATTGTTGAAGCTGGAATCTGGGTAGATTTGGAAGTATCCCACTAACCGTTTTATTGAGTTGGAATCTCAGTTGGAGTTGGAATTTCGGTAGGGTTAGGAGTATCCTACTAACCGTTTTATTGAGTTGGATTGGAAAAGATATCGGCAAGCTTGGGAGTATCCCACTGACTGTTTTATCGTATTGGATTTGAAAATTTCGGCATTGGATTTGGAAGGACTTGGTAGGTCTAGGAGTATCTCACTGACCATTTTATAGTGTTGGATTTGATTGTTGAAGTTGGAATCTCGATAGGTTTGGgagtatcccactgaccgttttatcgTGTTGGATTTGATTGTTGAAGTTGGAATCTCGGTAGGCTTGGGAGTATCTCACTAACCGTTTTATCGAGTTGGAATCCCTGTTGGAGTTGGGATATCGGTAGGTTTGGgagtatcccactgaccattttttttttggtagttgGATTTGAAATATCGGCAAACTTGAGAGTATCTCACTGACAGTTTTATTGAGTTGGATTTGatacctcggcaggctcgggtattcatcccactgacctTTTTATGCTTACATGTTCCAGCTCACGACAGAATAACTGTatgtaagtatttggtgtctacgtctttgtcttgaatttcttcgaaattcagacaaagaggggcaagctgtagacaccaaattttaatttatctttattttattttatttttattttattgataatCATTATCTATTTTTACTTATTAAtctcatgattttgtttttagacatttttttagcattttagatattaaatttttaatttagctttatttattattattttcatttttatggattaaatgatAATTATTATTCGTTTTTGCTCATTAGtctcttaatttttattttaagacatttgTAGCATTAAAATTTatcggaaaaagaaaattgttcacaaaaattggcttttttttaacttttattttattagaccaaagaaggaatacaagtgtgggaattcattACATATGGGGAGAAGCCCCTGTTACCCTAAACCTGCGAAAGGAAGGAAAACCAAGCCTATCCAACCGGTATGCACCCCTAGCCAACTTAGGCAATTCATCAATCCCGTTATAGACAAACACCCCACACTGAGAATGAGCTGCCGCAGCATTCGCCAAAATGTCCGCGACCTTATTCGCTTCCCTGTAATAGTGTAGGACTTGAAAGCTCCCTCCGGTTAGGAGCCCAATCTTCCCCACCTCTACACTGATGGACCATGGACACAAGCAACGTTTCAGCAGAATCCGTTGCAACATCAGAGAGTCTGTCTCCACCACCACGTTACCACCGAAACCCCGTTGCTCACATATCCGCAACCCGAGTAATAATGCTTTAGCCTCAGCCTGTAAACTGGTACAACACCCAAAATAGCTGGAAAACACAAATATCATACAACCCGAAGAATTTCGAAGGATCCCCCCTCCCCCGCTCACCCCTGGGTTACCTTTTGAGCCCCCATCAATATTAAGCTTGACCGCGCCAGGCCACGGAGCGACCCACTGAATGTGACGCACAAGGAATGCCTCCGGCCTGCACTCCACTGGCTCAAAACCGTATGCCAGTCGGTCGCCCGATGTATCTccccgaatttgaaccaaaacacATCTTTTAACTCTCGAAAGACTGTCTGACACACCTGTGCAGGTCTCTGCATGGATCCCTGGAACACCGCTGTACACCTTACCTTCCAAATATGCCAACAGATGAGAGAAGGTAATACCCGGAACACAAACCGAAGCTTTCCCGACTTCACTGGCTTAAGCCACCAACCCATCAACCAAACCCTgagatggccagtcagaacccTCCCACCAATAGAGCCAAAAAACTACCGAACCGCAGTTGCAAGTTCCCCCTCCAAGAACAAGTGGAGAAGGGATTCAGTGCCCGACAGCAGACAACATGAGCACTTGGATGGAAGCTGAAACCCATGAGCTGTCAACACGTCATCCAAAGGAAGGCGATTAGACAGCAATCGAAGCATAAAAAAGGACACTTTCAGGGGAATGCACGCATGCCAGATTTGCCGAAAGAGGAATGATGAAGGCTTTGTCTCTCGAATCTCTTCATAGGCGGATGAAATTGAAAACTGCCCCGAGCATGAAGCCAGCCATATCATCCTATCTGGAGACGCCCCATCCGGCCCTGCCAAACTAAAACTTGCTGTATCATGTCATAAGGTAGGACCCCCGCTAACTTCGACGGGGCCCATTGCCCATCCTCCGTAAATTCCAGACAGGGTTCGTCTTCCTGCACCCCCATTCTCAGATATAAGGCCCCATGGCCAGtccaattatcataccaaaaaCTACATTGACCCTCGTTCAACCTCTATCCAATAAACAACTCTGCTAATCCCCGAACATCTAACATTCTCTTCCAAGTTGCTGAGCCCAGGATAGACACAGAAATCTGGCAAGGGTGACTCCCCTTACAATATTGAGCATTCAGAAACCGCGCCCATAAGGAAAGTCCACACCGGAAATTCCACCACAATTTACACGAGAATGCCTTATTCATGTCACCCAGTGATCGAAACCCAGCCCCACCTTCATCCGTTGGGTAACACAGGTCTCACCAACGAATCCAATGAAATTTCTTCTGCTCATCCCTCGCCCGCCAGAGAAAATTGGCACATACCCTTTCAATCGTCCGGAAGACACCTTTTGGTATGACACCCACAGCCAATAAATGAATCGGGATGCTGGACAGCACATGCCTAATGAAAATAAGCTTCCCCCCGAAGGATAACAATCGGGATTTCCAAGAGAGAACCTTATTAAGCACCGTCTGACACAAATCCGAGTAGTATGCCTCCTTGGCTCTACCAGTAAACAGCGGAGCGCCAAGATATCGAACTGGAAACTCTCTCCTTTGAAAGTGAGTaacccaattacctttttacgGGCTACGGTGATCCGAGGATGCATTGAATATCCACTTTTCTGCACATTTACCAACTGGCCCGAATCATTTTGGTACCAGTCCAATATCTTCATGACCCTCCTTAACGAACCCGCTGCCCCATTGGCAAAGATAATTATGTCGTCAACAAACGCCAAATGAGACACCGCCGGACAGTGCCGCGGAACCTTGTATCCCACGCCACGCGACTGAGACACAAGGGCATTTAAAGCCCTGGACAACACCTCGGCCCCAATGATAAACAGTGAAGGCGATAATGGATCCCCTTGACGTAACCCTCGAGACAATTTGAAAAAACTATATGACACCCCATTCACAAGCACAGAGAACCACACATTGGAGATCAATCTCCATACCATGTCAATGAACCTTTAACCAAAGCCAAACCGCCGTAAAACTGCAATGAGAAATGGCCAAGAAACCCGATCATATGCCTTAGCCATGTCTAGTTTCAAGGCCAAATTACCCCCCCGACACTTCCTTCCCATATCCGACATCAGCTCCTGAGCCAGCAAATAATTATCCGTAATCGATCGCCCCTTAACAAACCCACTTTGTTGGGGAGAAATGATCCAAGGTAACACACTAGACAACCTTGCCACCAAAATTCGAGAAATaactttattcaaaaaattactCACACTAATAGGACGAAATTGAGTAAAATCTTTAAGGTTCACGACCTTGGGTAATAGGATAATAGACGTAGCCGTAATGAAACGAGGCAGTTCAGCACCACAGAAGAAACTCATAACCGCCTTATACACATCATGAGCCACTACCTCCCAAGCCACCGTAAAGAACTTCCCTAAGAACCTGTCTGGCCCAGTGGTACTATCACCATCCATCCCAAAGACCACCCCTTCACCTCCTCCAAAGAAGGAACCTCTTCCAACCTCGTGTTGTTAATCTCATCCCCAAGATTAGGGATAACATGCAGGAGGTGACAGTCGGCCACAGGGTCAGCCGAGAACAACTTACTAAAGAATCGGACTGCCTCCCTTCCAATCCCCTCATCGTCCATTACCCATCCTCCCACGGAATCCTGAATCTTGTGAATTCTGGATTGAAACCGACGATGCTTGACCACTGAGTGAAAGTATCTTGAATTCCGATCACCGTGTTGTAGCCACTTGACTCTGGCCTTCTGACTGCAAAACTGTTCCTCAATAGCTAACTGCCAGTTCAAGTTAGCTTGCGCCTGCTGGAGCTCCAAGTGAGCCTCGTCAGAGAGATCAACTTGTACCCGCATTTCTACCTCTGCCACTGCCGCTTCCCCCTTCCTAACATTCTCAAACACATCTCCAAAAACCTGTCTGTTCCAGATACGAAGAGCCCGGGAGACATTCTTCAATTTTCCCCACACTACTGAGAAGGGGGACCCAACCACCTCCACTTGCCAAGCTGACTTGACCACGTCCAAGAAACCCACTTTGGAGGGCCAAACGTTCAAAAAGCGGAACGAGCGACTCCTACAATCAACTTTAGGTGCGAGCGAGATGAGTAACGGAGCATGGTCAGACGGGGCACGCATTAAGTGGGACACAGAGACTGAGAATGGACAATCCAAGCACTCCATATTGAGCAATACTCTATCTAACCGTTTCCAGATGCGCGCCCTCCCTAATCTGTTATTACACCAAGTGAAACTACTACCTGAGAAACTTGCATCGAATACCCCCTCTCATTCATAAATTGAGAAAGTTCAAGACCCTCTGCCAGCCGAAACTGCCAGCCTCCTTTCTTCTCACTGCCAGAAATAATAAGATTAAAATCACCCACAACGCACTAAGGCCCCTGCCCAGGCTTATCCTGCAGCAGCCCCTCCCAAAGCCACTGTCGCTCATCCCTCATACACTTGGCatgaacaaaagaaattaataatGGATTCGGGAACTGGGGATGCGCCCACCGGATTGAAAGATGCTGATCCGACTCCCCAACCACCTGTCCACCAACCGGGGAACTAAAAAACACCCACAACTCCCCAGAGGCGTTACACACTACGTAGTCAAAATTCAACTTCAGCCGAATTGAATCAGCTTTACACCTAGACAATTTTGGTTCAAAACACCCACAAGCACCAGCCTATGCATCCGAACAAGAGTCTTAAGTCTTCGAAGATTGGGGGGCTTTGCAATCCTGCGAATATTCCAAAAACACGCATTAATCATGGGATAAGctatgaaatgaattttgagaTTTCTTAGCTACCGACCTTAACTCCCTGTCAGACGGAGCCGCGACCCGTATTCCCCTCCCCTTCGCCTTCCTCCCACCCTGTTCAAGAACGGCAACCTGGTCTAGATTCAATGTCATAGCTAACCTCTGCGTTTCCATCCCCTCACCATGCTGGCCTTCACCATAACGTAGAGACAGGTCGCCAGACGTGACATCTGACGATGTTCTAGCCAACAACCCAGCATGCGCAAGACTGCCTTCCTCCTCCCCATCCGCCGCCTCGGTCGCCAGCCTTTCCGCAAGATCCGCAATGATCTTGTGTGCCGCCGCACCCACAGCGTGCTCCACTAACTCTGCCGCAGCTGCCAAGGTCTGGTCATCCCCCTCTGTCTCTCCTACCTCCTGCACCTGCCCTGCTGCCCCATCACCATCTCCATGCACGAACACCTCCTCAGCTTGCTGCGCAGTCAGCACTTCCACACCACCCGACCCATGGGCAGCAGCAAAATCAGCAATTTTGTCCAACCCCTGCGCCTGCTGTCGCTCTGCTGTGAAGCCATTGGCAGGCCCCT
It includes:
- the LOC140004727 gene encoding uncharacterized protein yields the protein MECLDCPFSVSVSHLMRAPSDHAPLLISLAPKVDCRSRSFRFLNVWPSKVGFLDVVKSAWQVEVVGSPFSVVWGKLKNVSRALRIWNRQVFGDVFENVRKGEAAVAEVEMRVQVDLSDEAHLELQQAQANLNWQLAIEEQFCSQKARVKWLQHGDRNSRYFHSVVKHRRFQSRIHKIQDSVGGWVMDDEGIGREAVRFFSKLFSADPVADCHLLHVIPNLGDEINNTRLEEVPSLEEVKGWSLGWMVIVPLGQTGS